Part of the Deinococcus radiopugnans ATCC 19172 genome is shown below.
AGTTGCTGCAAGGTCTGAAGCACTACCGCCGGATCGCCCGTCAGGACATGCTGCGCGCGCCCGAAACGCCGTGGCCGGCCGCCTTCTTGAAACACGCCGAATGCCGCCGCGAGATGTACGTGGCGCTGGGCACCTACGCCGAGAAGCACGCCCCAGACGACGTGGTCACCCACGCCCTGAAGCTGTACGAGGCCATTCCGTTTTCCACCGGCACCCCTGAGCACGAGCATCCGGAGTTGAAGGGCCAGGAAAACGCGCTGGAAAACTTCTTTCTGCTGGTGGGCCTGGACCCCAAGACCCGCCGCGAGGCCCGCAGCCGCCGCCCCAAGTTGACCCCGACTGAGGAAGCTGCCGCTGGCAGCTGAAGCCACGCAGCGGGCGGCGCTGCAGGCGCTGGAGTTGCAGAGTACCGGCTGCGTCGCCTGCCGCCTGCGCCCAGGCTGTAGCGGCGTCGTGGTGGCCGAGGGTGATCCGGCCGCGCCCCTGGTCATTATCGGCGAGGGGCCGGGGCGCGAGGAAGACCGGACGGGCCGCCCCTTCGTGGGGGCCGGCGGGGCGTTGCTGGACCGTATTCTGGCGTCGGCAGGCATCGGGCGGGACGAGGCGTACCTGACCAACACGGTCCGGTGCCGTCCCCCCGGTGACCGCCCCCCGCGCCCCGACGAGGTGGAAACCTGCACCTCGCTGTGGCTGGACGCGCAGCTGACTCTGCTGCGCCCGCGCGTGATCCTGAGTCTGGGCAACACCGCCACCCAGCACCTGCTCAGCACCGGGCGCGGCGTCGCCAGCCTGCGCGGTCAGTGGTTTGCCCTGACGCCGGATGACGGCGACGGCGGGACGTACCAGACGCTGTTGATGCCGCTGTTTCACCCCGCGTACCTGCTGCGCCACCCGGCCCGCACCCCCGGCACCCCCAAGGCGCAGACCTGGCGCGACATCCGCGAGGTGGCCGCCGTGCTGCGCGGCGAGAAGACGCCGGATGAGCTGGCCCGGCTGGCGCCGCACGAGATGGACGGTCAACCGGGCCTGTTCTGAAGGCCATACGTCCGGCGAAGTCGCCTGTTCCCCGCACACTCTGCCCGGCGCATACACTACGTTCCATGCCTCATCCTGAATTCGTCGGACTCGTCAATTCGCTCCAGGCCACCGCCGAGGCCGCGCTGGGTGACCTGAACGCCGCCACCGCCAGCGCCGCGCGCGACGGGCTGCTGCACGAGGCCCGCGCCCGCCAGACAGCCGAGCGCAGCCTGAAGCTGCTGACCATGCTGGCCGAGAAAACGCGCGGCAACCTCGATTTCGCCGAGGCCGACCTGTTGACCGAGGCGGTGTCCAGCCTGCGCGACCGGCTGGGCAGCGGCGCTGCGGGGAACTAGTGCGGGCCGTCGTGCAGCGCGTGCGGCACGCCACCTGCACCGTGGCGGACGAGGTCACCGGTCAGACCGGGCCGGGACTGCTGGTGCTGCTGGGCGTCGCGCCGGGGGACACCACCCAGACCGCGCGGGCGCTGGCCGCCAAGATCGCCAAGCTGCGCATCTTTGGTGACGACGCGGGCAAGATGAACCGCAGCGTGCGGGACACGAGCGGCGGCGTGCTGAGCATCAGCCAGTTCACGCTGTACGCCGACACCAGCGCGGGCAACCGCCCCAGCTTCATCGGCGCGGCCCCCCCCGAGCAGGCCCGCGAGCTGTACGGGGTGTTCAACGCCGCCCTGCGGGACCT
Proteins encoded:
- a CDS encoding uracil-DNA glycosylase produces the protein MQSTGCVACRLRPGCSGVVVAEGDPAAPLVIIGEGPGREEDRTGRPFVGAGGALLDRILASAGIGRDEAYLTNTVRCRPPGDRPPRPDEVETCTSLWLDAQLTLLRPRVILSLGNTATQHLLSTGRGVASLRGQWFALTPDDGDGGTYQTLLMPLFHPAYLLRHPARTPGTPKAQTWRDIREVAAVLRGEKTPDELARLAPHEMDGQPGLF
- the dtd gene encoding D-aminoacyl-tRNA deacylase; its protein translation is MRAVVQRVRHATCTVADEVTGQTGPGLLVLLGVAPGDTTQTARALAAKIAKLRIFGDDAGKMNRSVRDTSGGVLSISQFTLYADTSAGNRPSFIGAAPPEQARELYGVFNAALRDLGLAVGEGRFGEHMVIDLSNDGPVTITLDVV
- a CDS encoding DUF1844 domain-containing protein — protein: MPHPEFVGLVNSLQATAEAALGDLNAATASAARDGLLHEARARQTAERSLKLLTMLAEKTRGNLDFAEADLLTEAVSSLRDRLGSGAAGN